In Gossypium raimondii isolate GPD5lz chromosome 12, ASM2569854v1, whole genome shotgun sequence, a single window of DNA contains:
- the LOC105764768 gene encoding probable UDP-N-acetylglucosamine--peptide N-acetylglucosaminyltransferase SPINDLY isoform X2, with product MEPEMSEPPPQVSIKPEVDAAAGGVDSSKTLLPPPKVVVLADLNVNPPESDDHDSLLLPAPDLSRLTNDESSQEKSTLISKDGDAIEGAVKKLNKKCRSRVSKADALLDCGVDADGDQPSQGASSSREEKVSSLKTGLVHVARKMPKNAHAHFILGLMYQRLSQPQKAISAYEKAAEILLRCEAEIARPELLSFVQIHHAQCLLLENSGDNVLDKELEPEELDEILSKLKESMQSDIRQAGVWNTLGLMLLKTGRLQTAITVLSSLLALAPDDYDCLGNLGIAYLQSGNLELSAKYFQDLIVKDQNHPAALMNYAAILLCKHGSIVAGAGANASEGASGDQFAAINVARECLLAAVKSDPKAAHTWANLANAYYLIGDHRSSSKCLEKAAKLEPNCMSTRYAVAVHRIKDVERSQDPSEQLSWAGNEMASVLREGDSVPIEPTIAWAGLAMVHKAQHEIVAAFETDQNELVEVEERAIFSLKQATAEDPDDAVQWNQLGLDSLCSQHFKMAQKYLKAAVVRFRKCSSFAWSNLGISLQLSEETSQAECVYKRALSLATTEQAHAIFSNLGNLYRQRKQYDRAKAMFTKSLELQPGYAPAFNNLGLVFVAEGHWEEAKFCFDKALQSDPLLDAAKSNMIKTVALSRLCADPTA from the exons ATGGAACCCGAAATGTCGGAACCGCCGCCTCAAGTTTCCATAAAGCCCGAAGTGGATGCCGCCGCAGGCGGCGTTGACAGCTCCAAGACACTTCTTCCGCCTCCCAAAGTCGTCGTTTTGGCTGACCTTAACGTCAACCCTCCTGAATCCGACGACCACGATTCTCTACTTCTCCCTGCTCCCGACCTTTCCAG GCTAACTAACGATGAAAGCAGTCAGGAGAAAAGTACCTTAATTTCCAAAGACGGTGATGCCATAGAAGGCGCAGTTAAAAAGTTAAACAAGAAATGTCGTTCGAGAGTAAGTAAGGCTGATGCTTTACTCGACTGTGGAGTGGATGCAGATGGGGATCAGCCTAGTCAAGGGGCTTCCTCGTCTCGTGAGGAAAAAGTCAGCAGCCTTAAAACT GGCTTGGTACATGTTGCAAGGAAGATGCCAAAAAATGCTCATGCTCATTTTATTCTTGGTCTAATGTATCAAAGGCTCAGTCAACCTCAAAAG GCAATTTCGGCATATGAGAAAGCTGCAGAGATATTGCTGCGCTGTGAGGCAGAGATTGCACGGCCAGAGTTGCTTTCCTTTGTACAAATTCACCACGCACAG TGTCTTCTCCTAGAGAATTCAGGAGATAACGTTTTGGACAAAGAGCTTGAACCTGAAGAGCTCGATGAGATCCTTTCCAAATTGAAGGAGTCAATGCAGTCTGATATTAGACAAGCAGGTGTATGGAACACCCTTGGCTTGATGCTTCTCAAAACTGGTCGACTGCAG ACTGCTATCACAGTTTTGTCGTCTTTACTGGCTCTTGCTCCTGATGACTATGATTGCCTTGGAAACCTTGGGATTGCTTATCTCCAGAG TGGAAACTTGGAGCTTTCAGCTAAGTATTTCCAAGATTTGATTGTTAAAGATCAAAACCATCCAGCGGCTTTAATGAACTATGCTGCAATTCTTCTTTGTAAACATGGTTCAATTGTTGCAG GTGCTGGTGCAAATGCCAGTGAAGGAGCTTCTGGGGATCAGTTTGCAGCTATCAATGTTGCGAGGGAGTGTTTGTTAGCTGCAGTAAAATCTGATCCAAAAGCAGCACATACATGGGCAAATCTAGCTAATGCATATTATTTGATCGGTGACCATCGTAGTTCCAGCAAATGCTTGGAGAAG GCTGCAAAACTGGAACCAAATTGCATGTCTACTCGATATGCCGTTGCAGTCCATCGGATCAAGGATGTTGAAAGGTCACAAGATCCTAGTGAACAGCTTTCTTGGGCAGGCAATGAAATGGCATCAGTACTAAGAGAAGGAGATTCTGTGCCAATTGAGCCTACTATTGCATGGGCTGGACTGGCCATGGTTCACAAGGCACAGCATGAGATTGTGGCAGCCTTTGAGACAGATCAAAATGAGTTGGTCGAAGTTGAAGAGCGTGCTATCTTCAGTTTAAAGCAG GCAACCGCTGAAGACCCAGATGATGCTGTGCAATGGAACCAGCTGGGCCTCGACAGTCTCTGTTCTCAGCATTTTAAAATGGCGCAGAAGTACCTTAAGGCTGCGGTGGTTCGATTCCGGAAATGCAGCAGCTTTGCTTGGTCGAACCTAG GCATCTCACTCCAATTATCCGAGGAGACATCCCAAGCCGAATGCGTATACAAGCGAGCACTTTCATTGGCAACAACTGAACAAGCACATGCAATATTTTCCAACCTTGGGAATCTCTACCGACAACGAAAGCAATATGATCGTGCCAAGGCAATGTTTACGAAGTCGCTTGAACTCCAGCCGGGATACGCTCCGGCATTTAATAATCTCGGTCTTGTATTTGTTGCTGAGGGTCATTGGGAAGAAGCCAAGTTCTGCTTTGACAAAGCACTTCAGTCAGATCCATTGCTTGATGCAGCCAAATCCAACATGATTAAAACTGTGGCTTTGTCTAGATTATGTGCAG aTCCCACTGCTTGA
- the LOC105764768 gene encoding probable UDP-N-acetylglucosamine--peptide N-acetylglucosaminyltransferase SPINDLY isoform X1: protein MEPEMSEPPPQVSIKPEVDAAAGGVDSSKTLLPPPKVVVLADLNVNPPESDDHDSLLLPAPDLSRLTNDESSQEKSTLISKDGDAIEGAVKKLNKKCRSRVSKADALLDCGVDADGDQPSQGASSSREEKVSSLKTGLVHVARKMPKNAHAHFILGLMYQRLSQPQKAISAYEKAAEILLRCEAEIARPELLSFVQIHHAQCLLLENSGDNVLDKELEPEELDEILSKLKESMQSDIRQAGVWNTLGLMLLKTGRLQTAITVLSSLLALAPDDYDCLGNLGIAYLQSGNLELSAKYFQDLIVKDQNHPAALMNYAAILLCKHGSIVAGAGANASEGASGDQFAAINVARECLLAAVKSDPKAAHTWANLANAYYLIGDHRSSSKCLEKAAKLEPNCMSTRYAVAVHRIKDVERSQDPSEQLSWAGNEMASVLREGDSVPIEPTIAWAGLAMVHKAQHEIVAAFETDQNELVEVEERAIFSLKQATAEDPDDAVQWNQLGLDSLCSQHFKMAQKYLKAAVVRFRKCSSFAWSNLGISLQLSEETSQAECVYKRALSLATTEQAHAIFSNLGNLYRQRKQYDRAKAMFTKSLELQPGYAPAFNNLGLVFVAEGHWEEAKFCFDKALQSDPLLDAAKSNMIKTVALSRLCAGLSSFIIPD, encoded by the exons ATGGAACCCGAAATGTCGGAACCGCCGCCTCAAGTTTCCATAAAGCCCGAAGTGGATGCCGCCGCAGGCGGCGTTGACAGCTCCAAGACACTTCTTCCGCCTCCCAAAGTCGTCGTTTTGGCTGACCTTAACGTCAACCCTCCTGAATCCGACGACCACGATTCTCTACTTCTCCCTGCTCCCGACCTTTCCAG GCTAACTAACGATGAAAGCAGTCAGGAGAAAAGTACCTTAATTTCCAAAGACGGTGATGCCATAGAAGGCGCAGTTAAAAAGTTAAACAAGAAATGTCGTTCGAGAGTAAGTAAGGCTGATGCTTTACTCGACTGTGGAGTGGATGCAGATGGGGATCAGCCTAGTCAAGGGGCTTCCTCGTCTCGTGAGGAAAAAGTCAGCAGCCTTAAAACT GGCTTGGTACATGTTGCAAGGAAGATGCCAAAAAATGCTCATGCTCATTTTATTCTTGGTCTAATGTATCAAAGGCTCAGTCAACCTCAAAAG GCAATTTCGGCATATGAGAAAGCTGCAGAGATATTGCTGCGCTGTGAGGCAGAGATTGCACGGCCAGAGTTGCTTTCCTTTGTACAAATTCACCACGCACAG TGTCTTCTCCTAGAGAATTCAGGAGATAACGTTTTGGACAAAGAGCTTGAACCTGAAGAGCTCGATGAGATCCTTTCCAAATTGAAGGAGTCAATGCAGTCTGATATTAGACAAGCAGGTGTATGGAACACCCTTGGCTTGATGCTTCTCAAAACTGGTCGACTGCAG ACTGCTATCACAGTTTTGTCGTCTTTACTGGCTCTTGCTCCTGATGACTATGATTGCCTTGGAAACCTTGGGATTGCTTATCTCCAGAG TGGAAACTTGGAGCTTTCAGCTAAGTATTTCCAAGATTTGATTGTTAAAGATCAAAACCATCCAGCGGCTTTAATGAACTATGCTGCAATTCTTCTTTGTAAACATGGTTCAATTGTTGCAG GTGCTGGTGCAAATGCCAGTGAAGGAGCTTCTGGGGATCAGTTTGCAGCTATCAATGTTGCGAGGGAGTGTTTGTTAGCTGCAGTAAAATCTGATCCAAAAGCAGCACATACATGGGCAAATCTAGCTAATGCATATTATTTGATCGGTGACCATCGTAGTTCCAGCAAATGCTTGGAGAAG GCTGCAAAACTGGAACCAAATTGCATGTCTACTCGATATGCCGTTGCAGTCCATCGGATCAAGGATGTTGAAAGGTCACAAGATCCTAGTGAACAGCTTTCTTGGGCAGGCAATGAAATGGCATCAGTACTAAGAGAAGGAGATTCTGTGCCAATTGAGCCTACTATTGCATGGGCTGGACTGGCCATGGTTCACAAGGCACAGCATGAGATTGTGGCAGCCTTTGAGACAGATCAAAATGAGTTGGTCGAAGTTGAAGAGCGTGCTATCTTCAGTTTAAAGCAG GCAACCGCTGAAGACCCAGATGATGCTGTGCAATGGAACCAGCTGGGCCTCGACAGTCTCTGTTCTCAGCATTTTAAAATGGCGCAGAAGTACCTTAAGGCTGCGGTGGTTCGATTCCGGAAATGCAGCAGCTTTGCTTGGTCGAACCTAG GCATCTCACTCCAATTATCCGAGGAGACATCCCAAGCCGAATGCGTATACAAGCGAGCACTTTCATTGGCAACAACTGAACAAGCACATGCAATATTTTCCAACCTTGGGAATCTCTACCGACAACGAAAGCAATATGATCGTGCCAAGGCAATGTTTACGAAGTCGCTTGAACTCCAGCCGGGATACGCTCCGGCATTTAATAATCTCGGTCTTGTATTTGTTGCTGAGGGTCATTGGGAAGAAGCCAAGTTCTGCTTTGACAAAGCACTTCAGTCAGATCCATTGCTTGATGCAGCCAAATCCAACATGATTAAAACTGTGGCTTTGTCTAGATTATGTGCAGGTTTGTCCTCATTTATCATCCCAGATTAA
- the LOC105764769 gene encoding uncharacterized protein LOC105764769 — translation MQTMNPSSLPKLPILLKPFLLSLFLSLFFLAFLASHSYSPLLRLRTALQTPTIPPSRAGNGGASLRIRPGYSSYNAYIERQLNKTLNPKLRKIWTTRDWDRKIRVFARFFQSLKQRNLISNHSKALSIGARVGQEVAAMKLVGVSDSVGIDLVPYPPLVMKGDFHAQPFENQTFDFEFSNVFDHALYPWKFVGEIERTLKPGGVCVLHVAVLRRADKYSANDLYSVQPLVELFKESELLEVSKVDAFGLDTEVVFRKKKKIENS, via the coding sequence atGCAAACCATGAACCCCTCCTCCTTACCCAAGCTACCGATCCTTCTTAAAcctttccttctttctctctttctttccctCTTCTTCCTAGCCTTTTTAGCCTCCCACTCCTACTCCCCTCTCCTCCGCCTCAGAACCGCCCTTCAGACCCCCACTATCCCACCTTCCAGAGCCGGAAACGGCGGCGCTAGCCTCCGTATACGGCCGGGTTACTCTTCCTACAACGCTTACATCGAGCGTCAGCTCAACAAAACCCTTAACCCAAAACTCCGAAAGATATGGACGACGCGCGATTGGGACAGGAAAATCCGGGTCTTCGCCCGTTTTTTCCAAAGCTTGAAGCAAAGAAACCTCATTTCCAACCATTCCAAGGCGTTGTCTATCGGAGCTAGAGTCGGGCAAGAGGTGGCGGCGATGAAGCTGGTCGGAGTGTCGGACTCGGTCGGCATAGATTTGGTGCCGTACCCTCCGCTTGTAATGAAAGGGGATTTCCATGCACAGCCATTCGAGAACCAGACCTTTGACTTCGAGTTCTCCAACGTGTTCGATCACGCGCTGTACCCGTGGAAGTTTGTTGGGGAGATCGAAAGGACGTTGAAGCCCGGCGGGGTTTGTGTTCTGCACGTGGCGGTGCTGCGGCGGGCGGATAAGTACTCGGCCAATGATTTGTATAGCGTTCAACCATTGGTGGAGTTGTTTAAGGAATCGGAGCTTTTGGAGGTGAGCAAAGTTGATGCATTTGGTCTCGATACTGAGGTTGTTTTtcggaagaagaagaagattgaaAATTCTTAG
- the LOC105764771 gene encoding DNA-(apurinic or apyrimidinic site) endonuclease: protein MKRFFKPIEKEGSAKKPSLSPSKNGAENGDALPEVDVKKEPLKFLTWNANSLLLRVKSNWPEFSNFVSNLDPDVIAIQEVRMPAAGSKGAPKKPGELKDDTSPSREEKQILMRALSSPPFGNYHVWWALADTKYAGTALLVKKCLRPLKVSFSLDGTVSKHEPDGRVILAEFETLRILNTYAPNNGWKDEENSFQRRRKWDKRLLEFVVQSSDKPLIWCGDLNVSHEDIDVSHPEFFSAAKMNGYVPPNKEDCGQPGFTLAERKRFGAILKEGRLVDAYRYLHKEKDMECGFSWSGNPIGKYRGKRMRIDYFIVSEKLKERVAECEIHGKGIELEGFYGSDHCPVSLQLSEGCKEDK, encoded by the exons ATGAAGCGATTCTTCAAACCCATCGAGAAGGAAGGCTCTGCCAAGAAGCCCTCGCTTTCTCCTTCCAAAAATGGTGCTGAAAACGGCGATGCGCTACCTGAAGTGGACGTCAAGAAAGAGCCATTGAAGTTCCTCACATGGAACGCTAACAGTTTGCTTCTTCGAGTCAAGTCCAATTGGCCCGAATTCTCCAATTTCGTTTCCAATCTCGACCCTGATGTCATCGCTATACAG GAAGTAAGGATGCCAGCTGCTGGTTCAAAAGGTGCACCTAAAAAGCCAGGAGAGTTAAAAGATGATACTAGCCCCTCCAGAGAAGAAAAGCAG ATATTGATGCGCGCTCTTTCTAGTCCACCATTTGGAAATTATCATGTTTGGTGGGCTCTGGCTGACACAAAATATGCAGGCACTGCATTGTTAGTAAAGAAGTGTCTTCGACCATTaaaagtttctttttctcttgaTGGAACAG TTTCGAAGCATGAACCAGATGGCCGGGTTATTTTAGCTGAATTTGAGACACTCCGCATATTGAATACATATGCACCGAACAATGGTTGGAAAGATGAGGAAAATTCTTTCCAGCGGAGAAGAAAGTGGGATAAAAGGCTTCTAGAGTTTGTTGTGCAATCGTCAGATAAACCTCTTATTTGGTGTGGAGATTTGAATGTTAG CCATGAGGATATTGATGTGAGTCATCCAGAATTCTTCAGTGCAGCAAAGATGAATGGTTATGTTCCTCCAAATAAAGAG GATTGTGGGCAGCCAGGATTTACCTTAGCTGAGAGGAAGCGCTTTGGGGCAATATTGAAAGA GGGAAGGTTAGTAGACGCGTATAGATACCTGCACAAGGAGAAGGACATGGAATGTGGGTTTTCATGGTCGGGGAACCCCATTGGGAA GTATCGAGGAAAACGAATGAGAATAGACTATTTCATTGTTTCAGAGAAGCTCAAGGAAAGAGTTGCTGAATGTGAAATACATGGGAAAGGGATTGAATTAGAAG GTTTCTATGGGAGTGACCATTGCCCTGTTTCCTTGCAACTTTCAGAGGGGTGCAAAGAAGACAAATGA
- the LOC105764772 gene encoding zinc finger CCCH domain-containing protein 43, translating to MRNGSCKYGANCRFNHPDPTAAGACDPTSGYGNGGSVSPQAASQVNMLPWSSPRALNETAAYIPIMFSPPQVVPPPNPEWNGYQTTVYPPPEGSLHPAPAYVMNNPATETAVYTHNQPQMVADEFPARPGQPECSYFLKTGDCKFKSNCKYHHPKNRVAKMAPCVLSDKGLPLRPDQTICSHYSRYGICKFGPACKFDHSKQEAPSTMAMAGLDQPPPFSHSAATEQTGIAGGTDTAVQQTV from the exons ATGCGTAATGGGTCCTGCAAGTATGGAGCCAACTGCAGGTTTAATCATCCTGATCCTACAGCTGCTGGGGCTTGTGACCCAACTTCCGGATATGGTAATGGTGGATCTGTTTCACCTCAAGCTGCATCACAAGTGAATATGTTGCCCTGGTCATCACCTAGGGCATTGAATGAGACTGCTGCCTATATACCGATTATGTTTTCACCTCCGCAAGTTGTTCCGCCACCAAACCCAGAATGGAATGGGTATCAG ACAACTGTATACCCCCCACCAGAAGGGAGTTTGCATCCAGCCCCAGCATATGTCATGAACAACCCGGCAACTGAAACTGCTGTCTATACTCATAACCAGCCTCAGATGGTGGCTGATGAATTCCCTGCACGGCCTGGCCAACCTGAGTGTAGTTACTTCCTGAAAACTGGGGACTGTAAGTTTAAATCTAATTGCAAATATCATCATCCAAAAAATAGAGTTGCAAAGATGGCTCCATGTGTTCTCAGTGACAAGGGATTGCCACTCAGACCT GATCAAACCATCTGCTCACACTATAGCCGCTATGGTATTTGCAAGTTTGGACCAGCCTGTAAATTTGACCATTCAAAACAGGAAGCTCCATCAACAATGGCAATGGCCGGACTGGATCAGCCTCCACCATTCAGCCATTCTGCTGCTACAGAACAAACCGGAATCGCTGGTGGTACTGATACTGCAGTTCAGCAGACTGTGTAA
- the LOC128035561 gene encoding protein NOI4-like, whose translation MAEKGKALPKFGEWDLKDPATADGFTVIFNKARNEKKTRATAPPPPSIVPQKVDTVNKPPPSPPKTKCFCFVRV comes from the exons ATGGCG GAAAAAGGGAAAGCGTTGCCAAAGTTTGGGGAGTGGGACTTGAAGGATCCAGCAACGGCAGATGGATTTACGGTGATATTCAACAAAGCTAGAAATGAGAAGAAAACCAGAGCTACTGCTCCTCCTCCTCCTAGTATTGTCCCTCAAAAAGTTGATACTGTCAATAAACCTCCCCCTTCTCCTCCTAAg aCCAAATGCTTTTGCTTTGTTAGAGTTTAA